Proteins encoded by one window of Vigna radiata var. radiata cultivar VC1973A chromosome 5, Vradiata_ver6, whole genome shotgun sequence:
- the LOC106762892 gene encoding mitochondrial import inner membrane translocase subunit TIM44-2, translating into MATRKLIRDFFLSKRSLLLPSPQHQHQGWNRNRRLPLDWEDRRRYSVFNDFSNKIKGEAVRNQEFQQSVKELKEKADELKGVKEELKERTKQKTEKLYKQVDEVWTEAEAAAKKVSYNVKEKISAATEEVKGTFGIGKQDSSGSTDSSTKQGADVNGEDKTSSQEEQTQQSGSSNAADSLFGKFKSTISSPKISSAFQKLKDAKLVDITKKSYDIVKEELSSTPTKRKRVPFASSGEKSTRTELVVMPSKQSWWGKKFDEFREKVKGHPVSKRFLKYSDPVKTKGQEIVEDLRERYETSDSPIVHKIQDINDSMFQETDAAISYKEIRQRDPYFSLPEFVVEVQEAIKPVLNAYIKGDVETLKKYCSPELVERLKAERHAYQSNGIFFDNKILHVSELDVRETKMMGSSPVIIVMFQTQQIYCVRDRNGAITEGGKDTIHTVFYLWALQQMDQEDRGEDGIYLMWRLREMQQQGIQALI; encoded by the exons ATGGCCACGCGAAAGCTGATTCGCGATTTCTTCCTCTCTAAACGatcacttcttcttccttccCCTCAGCACCAGCACCAG GGTTGGAATAGGAATAGAAGGTTACCTCTGGACTGGGAAGATAGACGTAGATACAGCGTCTTCAATGACTTCTCGAACAAGATTAAAGGCGAAGCTGTTAG AAACCAAGAATTCCAACAGTCTGtcaaggagctgaaggaaaaagcaGATGAGCTTAAAGGGGTAAAAGAAGAGCTAAAAGAAAG AACAAAGCAGAAAACTGAGAAGCTGTACAAACAAGTGGACGAGGTTTGGACAGAAGCTGAAGCTGCGGCAAAGAAG GTTTCTTACAATGTTAAAGAGAAAATTTCAGCTGCAACTGAGGAG GTGAAGGGAACTTTTGGAATAGGAAAGCAAGATTCTTCCGGATCCACTGATTCTTCAACCAAACAGGGTGCTGATGTAAATGGAGAAGACAAGACATCATCTCAGGAAGAGCAAACCCAGCAATCTGGATCTAGCAATGCTGCAGATTCATTGTTTGGGAAATTTAAATCAACTATTTCCTCTCCAAAAATTTCTTCTGCCTTCCAAAAATTAAAGGATGCAAAGTTAGTTGACATAACCAAAAAAAGTTATGACATAGTAAAAGAGGAATTAAGCAGTACTCCAACAAAGAGAAAGCGAGTTCCGTTCGCATCAAGTGGTGAAAAAAGTACAAGAACAGAGCTTGTTGTTATGCCATCTAAACAATCTTGGTGGGGTAAGAAATTTGATGAGTTCAGGGAGAAG GTAAAAGGCCATCCAGTATCCAAGCGGTTCCTTAAGTATAGTGACCCAGTGAAGACAAAGGGCCAGGAG ATAGTAGAGGACTTGCGGGAAAGATATGAGACCAGTGATAGCCCCATTGTTCACAAAATACAGGA tATCAATGATAGTATGTTTCAAGAGACAGATGCTGCAATTTCTTACAAGGAAATACGTCAACGGGATCC TTATTTCTCATTACCAGAATTTGTTGTGGAAGTTCAGGAGGCGATAAAACCAGTTCTTAATGCTTACATCAAG GGAGATGTTGAAACATTAAAGAAGTATTGCAGTCCTGAGCTGGTTGAACGCTTGAAAGCAGAGCGTCATGCTTACCAAAGCAATGGCATATTCTTTGATAACAAG ATCCTGCATGTATCCGAGCTGGATGTAAGAGAGACCAAGATGATGGGTTCATCTCCGGTGATTATTGTAATG TTTCAAACACAGCAAATCTACTGTGTACGTGACAGGAATGGGGCAATTACGGAAGGAGGCAAG GACACAATCCACACTGTATTCTATTTATGGGCATTACAACAAATGGATCAAGAAGATCGTGGAGAAGATGGCATTTACCTAATGTGGAGACTAAGAGAGATGCAACAGCAAGGCATCCAAGCCCTCATCTAG